CCAAAACGCGCACAGTTAATCGCCGTATCAAACCTTGGTGAGCAAGCCTTAGTTAACAAGTTCAACCGCCTTAAGTCTTGGAAAGGCCACACAGGTGTTACTGAGCTAAACCTATTGCCACCAAGCTACGCGAAAAACACCGTGTACCTAGTGAACAAAGATAACGCTGCACAATCAGCTATCCGCGTTGGCCAACGTGCCATCAAAGAAGATATCACTGGCGAGTACTATGAACTTGGCCTAATGAACTTCCCAATTGGCGGTAACTTTAACTCGCGCATCAACATGAATTTACGTGAAGACAAAGGCTACACTTACGGAGCTGGCTCGACCTTCTACGGTAACAAGTTCGGCGGTGCTATGGTTGTATCAGCAGCGGTTCGCGCCGATGCCACTATCGCCTCTTTAAAAGAAATCATTAAAGAGCTTAAAGACTACCGTGAAAACGGTATTACCGACGAAGAACTCGCCTTCATGCGCGCTGCTATCAATCAGCAAGACGCTCTGAAATACGAAACGCCTAACGCAAAACTTAACTTCCTAGCACAAATCATCGAGCATGACTTAACGCCAGCATTCGTTAAAGAGCGCGCTAATATCGTTTCTAACATCAGCAAAGAGCGCATCAACAGCCTAGCTCGTCAATATCTAAACATCGACGATATGGCTATCGTGATTGTAGGTGACGCGAAAACGCTGAAACCTCAATTACAAGAGATGGGCTACAACGTAGTTGATTACACAGCGCCTTAATTAATTTAAGCGCTAAAACGACAAAAGCCGATGTTTATGCATCGGCTTTTTTTGTGGGTATTAGATATTGTTGAAATCAGTCTAGCTTGTAGTTAATTTGATGATTAGAGTTAGCAAACGGTTTCCAGCCGGAGTCCAGCCCTTCCGCTATTGCGTTAGCTATAAATCTAGGCGTCACATTGTTTGAATAATTACTGAAGAAACTATCATTTCTTGGACACAAGAAATCAATAATCAGTTTTGACTGCGGATCGTTATAAAGCTCGACAACAGCGGTTAAATTGGTCCACTCGAGACCAGAACTATAAGTAGGCTTATGTCTGATTCCCCAGCGATAATCATCACCATTAATCTGTATTTTCCTGGTTCCCTTCTTAGATAACGCCATAATTTCCTTCAGTTGATCAATCGTTTATACCATTTAAGAATTATCCCACTCCTTAAACCAAACCAATATAGACTCTAACTTGAGGATAAAAACAAGCTCATCATCGCTGGAGCGATCTCGAAAGCTTTCGTCAACTGTAACCAAGGTAATTCCGTTTTCAGTATCTTTACTAATAGAATGAAAGCCAAGGGTTTGAGGGTAGTTCTTTAATACTCCGTTCAAACAAATGTCAGTAGAGCTATCGTTGGTAGGCTTAGTTATATACAGCAATATCTCATCACCCAACTGAGCCCTTCGATAACTACCTCCTCCCCAAGTAATAAACTTATCCCGCTGCTCTCCCTTAAAGGTTTCAATTACTTCAAAAACCCACAATTTAGCAGAACAATCACCATTATCGCTAATTACAGTTTGATAATCCGTGAGTTTACCTCGAATCACACTATGAGAATTCAAATATTGCCACTTCAAAACGTCCATAGACGGCTCTTTTGGCTTGCAGCCACTAAGTATAAAAGTGACTATTAACAAAAAGCAGAAGCAATTTACTTGAATTCTAAATAATCCACTAAACTTCCATTTACACGACAAGCCTGCCGCTAACTCTTTACTCACCACTCACTTCTTCCTAAACATTGAAAATGAATAGATTAAAGATAACTATCAAATAATCTATTTTACCGTTTCTTGTTCCCCGCTTTTTTTATATCGAAATGATTTTGGTCCTTCGAATGGTTCAATTGTAATTAGCCGAGAGTAATACCTATTGGGGCAAACAAAGAATACTATTTCTGATTTTTTCGATACTAAATATTGCTGTTTAAACTGCATGTTTATAATCAGACTCCCTTCACAACTTTCAATACTCTGGCCAGAAGAAACACGAAGAGTTTCCAGTAATGGATAAATATCACCTTCAAGTTCCTGTGAAGGGATCAATATTGTACGTTCGCTAGTAATGACTTTAAATAGATGTATTTTTTGGTCTCTAAGAGTTATCTCTAAAGTCTTATATTCTTCACTATTTAGCTCTAATTTAATTCCATTCCAACTAACTGGAATATCAATTGATGCTATCGAAAAGCTATTCATGCATAACATCATAAAAACGAAACTAAAAATTCTCATTAATAAGCTCACGTATAATTGTGTCAAGGTCAGATTCGCTTCAACTTTACCATAAAAAAACCGCCTCTCGGCGGTTTTCATAATCTTCAATCTAAACGTCAATTAACGCTTTTTATGGAATTTCACTAAGCGGTCACGTTTGCGTTGCTGTGATGCGGTAAGCTTGTTCTTCTTACCTTCAAATGGGTTATCAGAGTTACGGAACTCGATTTTAATTGGTGTGCCCATAATTTTTAACGTGCGGCGGAAGTAGTTCATCAGGTAACGCTTGTATGATGAATCAAGCTTCTTAACTTGGTTACCATGAATGACGATTACCGGTGGGTTGTAGCCACCAGCGTGGGCGTAACGCAGCTTAACACGACGACCTTGGAACATTGGTGGGTTGTGATCGTCCACAGCCATTTGCATGATTTTAGTCAGCATTGACGTCGATGTACGCTTGGTTGCTGAAACGTAAGCTTCGTTTACCGACTCAAACAAGTTACCTACACCACTGCCGTGCAATGCTGAGATAAAGTGGATACGCGCGAAGTCTACGAAACCTAAGCGGCGATCTAGTTCTGATTTGATACGCTCTTTAGTATCGTTGTCTAAACCGTCCCATTTGTTAACGGCAATCACGATTGAGCGACCAGCATTTAGAGCAAAACCTAGCAGGCTTAAATCTTGATCTGAGATGTTTTCACGCGCATCAATCACTAGCAATACTACGTTAGCGTCTTCTACTGCACGGAGGGTTTTGATGATAGAGAATTTCTCTACTGCTTCATTAACATTTTTACGACGGCGAATCCCCGCCGTGTCGATAATGACATATTCACGCTCATCGCGCTGCATTGGAATGTAGATACTATCGCGGGTCGTGCCCGGCATATCATAAACAACAACGCGCTCTTCACCCAGAATTCGGTTTGTTAGCGTCGATTTACCGACATTTGGACGACCGATAATGGCAAGTTTGATTGGCTGATCTTGCAGGGCTTTCGCTTGCTCTTCAGCTGTCTCTTCGGTGAGTTCTTCTTCCTCCGGCCACTCGTCTTCTTTTTGCTCATCAACGTCTAACAAGCCCATTTCTTTGGCGTAAGGACGTAAACAAGTTTCGATAAGTACTTGAACACCACGGCCGTGTGCTGCCGCAATTGGATGAACATCACCTAATGACAAGGCGTAGAAGTCACCAGTTACTGAATCGATATCCACACCGTCGGTTTTATTAGCCACCAAGTAAACGGTTTTATCTAATTGACGTAAGTGGTGAGCAATGGCTTCATCAGCTACCATGATGCCGTCGCGAGCATCTACTAAGAATAATACAACATCTGCTTCTTCAATCGCTTGTAGCGATTGCTCAGCCATCAGTGCATCGATGCCCTCTTCGTCACCTTGGATACCGCCAGTGTCGATAAGTAGGAATTCATAACCGCCTAGTTGCGCTTGACCGTATTTACGATCGCGAGTTAGCCCCGGAAAGTCTGCAACAAGTGCATCACGGGTTCGTGTTAAACGATTAAATAGCGTTGATTTACCAACATTTGGGCGACCAACTAAAGCCACAACTGGCAGCATGACACTTTCTCCAAAACAAACAAAAGCGGCGCTGAAAATTCAGAACCGCTTTTTTAAATAGTTGAATGTTCAAATTAGCGCCAAGGCGCCGAACATCGCGATGGCGCTATTTTATAGAAATAGCTGACAATAAGCCATCTTTAGATTGTAGATACAGCAAGTTGCCGTCGACAATTGGCTTAGCAATGTGACCATCGTCATCAATTTCTAATTGGCCAACAAACTCACCTGTCTCACTCGACATTAGGTGTAATACACCTTCAAAATCTACCACAGCAACATAGTCATCAAAAATAACTGGCGCTGTTAAACCGCGATTTTCTAGGCCAAGTTGTGACCATTTTTCTAAACCAGAACGACGATCAATAGCCACGACGTGACCCGCTGCGGTCGTTAGGTAAAGGTTAAAACCACTTAGGGTCATTGATTTAAACGCCGAGTAATCACGCTTCCACAATACTTTACCAGTGCGAATTTCAATGGCGGCTAGGTTACCGTTGTAACCGACGGCGAAAATCGTTTCACCTAAAGCGATTGGCGTTGAATCAACGTCGATAATGCTCGCTAACTCATTGCCGCCAGATTGAGGCGTCACAATGGCTTCCCAAATAGCGCGACCGTCATTAACTAACACACCGCCGATTTTACCGTTTGGCAAACCGAAAAATGCTGCGCCTTGGCTTTCAGTTAAACCAGAAATACCACGTAATGTTAAGGCAGGTACGTCTTGCTGATAAGTCCATACTTCTTTGCCATCGGCAATATCAAAGGCTTTGATTTTACCATTGCCCATTGCGGCGATAACTTTGTTATCACTCAGTAGTGGGCTAGATAGAATTTCACCATCGGCTTGTACTTTCCAAATCAGTTCACCTGTTGCTTGATCAAGCAGGTATAACATTCCGCTTTCAGCACCAATGGCGATTTTTTCGTAACCAGCGCTAATGCCGCCAGATAATTGGGCATCAACACCTGATGAAAAGCTAAAGATTGAACCTTGATCTTCTACTTCAACTTCCCAAACTTGTTCACCAGTTTCTTTGTCAAAAGCGGCAACAACACCAGCGCGATCACTAGCAAATACTTTGCCGTAAGCAACAATAGGTGCCAGTTTGCTAAAGTAATCTTGCGTACCGTCACCAACACTGTGTTCCCAGTTCACGGTAACTTCAACACTTGGCTGAATTACTGGTAATGGCGCGATTTTAATTTCGTCATCGTTTGACGAACAACCCGCTAATGTCCCCAATAACACAACGCTAGCAACTAATGATTTAGACCATTGTTTCATAATCATTCCTTAAGCCGCTGGCGTTAAGTCGTTTAATTTCATTTGTAAATCGTTGCTCACTTGATCGCCGGCAGCTTTTTCAGCAGCTTGATAGGCAGTGCGTGCTTTATCAACATTACCTTGAGCTAATTCAATATCGCCCATTAGTTCGTTCTTTTGTACGTCAAACGCGCTATCTTTTAACTGAGCCAGTGTGCTTAACGCTTGTGCGTATTGTTGCTGAGCGTTCTCAATGCGCGCTAAACGCATGATTGCAATTGATTTTACTGAGCTATCTACGTCGCTAGCAATAACGTCTTTTAGCAGCTTAGTTGCTTCATCAAATTTCTCACTATCCACTAGCGATTTAACCGCTAATAGCTGCGCCAATTGGCTGTATTGTGTATCACTGTGAGATTTTGCATAGGCCTCGGCAGAAGCAGCAACATCGTCTGATGTAGCGATTTCAGAATACGCCATAGAGTTATCAGCGATAGTTTGAATTTGGTTGGCTTGGTATTGGTTGTAACCGTAAATGCCACCTAAACCAACAACAGCACCAATCACTAATACCGTACCGTTATCTTTGAGAAATCGTTTGATCGCTTCTTCTTGTTGTTCTTCTGTGCTGTAAATTTCCATCAGGAGTTCCTTATAATTCTTCTAATCGTGATGCAAGCTCGTCCATAGTCACTGTGACTTGTGGCTTGTCTTCACGTAAATACTTCACGGTCACAGAGTTGTTCTCTAACTCGTTGTCACCAAATAATAAAACGATTTTTGCACCGCTTTGGTCGGCCTTCTTCATTTGCTTTTTGAAGTTACCGCCACTGTTGTGCTTCATAATACGCAAGCCGCTGTGTGCTTCACGCAGCGTCTGGCTAATAATCATGGCTTGGTTTTGTGCGTTATCGCCCATGGCGCAAACATAAACATCAACCGCGCTTAGGTTAGTGTCTACAAGCTCAAGGGTTTCAAGCATTAACACTAAGCGCTCGATACCCATGGCAAAACCAACGGCTGGGCTAGCTTTACCACCAAGTTGTTCAACAAGACCGTCGTAACGACCGCCTGCTAACACTGTACCTTGTGCGCCTAACGAGTCTGTCACCCATTCGAACACTGTACGGTTGTAGTAATCTAAGCCGCGAACCAGTCGTTCGTTAACCGTGTATTCGATGCCTGCGAGGCTCAACAGTTCACATAATTTTTCAAAATGTTGCTTTGACTCTTCGCCAAGGTGATCAGATAGCTTAGGAGCATCCACTAAAATCGCCTGTACATCATGGTTTTTAGTGTCTAATACACGTAATGGGTTAGTGTACATTCGGCGTTGTGATTCTTCATCAAGCACGTCTTTGTGTTGCTCTAAAAACGCAATTAAGGCGTCGCGATATTCTGCGCGCTCTTCATTGTCGCCTAGTGTATTTAGTTCTAAGCGCACGTGCTCCGTCATGCCTAATTGCTTCCACAAATACGCAGACATCATTAACACTTCAGCATCGGCGTGGGCATCGCTGATCCCGTAAACTTCAACACCAAATTGGTGGAATTGACGATAGCGACCTTTTTGCGGACGTTCGTGACGGAACATAGGTCCCATGTACCACAAACGTTGCTCTTGGTTATATAGCAGACCGTGTTGGTTACCAGCGCG
This DNA window, taken from Psychrobium sp. MM17-31, encodes the following:
- a CDS encoding tetratricopeptide repeat protein yields the protein MEIYSTEEQQEEAIKRFLKDNGTVLVIGAVVGLGGIYGYNQYQANQIQTIADNSMAYSEIATSDDVAASAEAYAKSHSDTQYSQLAQLLAVKSLVDSEKFDEATKLLKDVIASDVDSSVKSIAIMRLARIENAQQQYAQALSTLAQLKDSAFDVQKNELMGDIELAQGNVDKARTAYQAAEKAAGDQVSNDLQMKLNDLTPAA
- the hisS gene encoding histidine--tRNA ligase, which produces MAKTIQAIRGMNDCLPTQTSLWQFAEQAVRNTVAAYGYSEIRTPIVESTDLFKRSIGEVTDIVEKEMYTFDDRNGDSLTLRPEGTACVVRAGNQHGLLYNQEQRLWYMGPMFRHERPQKGRYRQFHQFGVEVYGISDAHADAEVLMMSAYLWKQLGMTEHVRLELNTLGDNEERAEYRDALIAFLEQHKDVLDEESQRRMYTNPLRVLDTKNHDVQAILVDAPKLSDHLGEESKQHFEKLCELLSLAGIEYTVNERLVRGLDYYNRTVFEWVTDSLGAQGTVLAGGRYDGLVEQLGGKASPAVGFAMGIERLVLMLETLELVDTNLSAVDVYVCAMGDNAQNQAMIISQTLREAHSGLRIMKHNSGGNFKKQMKKADQSGAKIVLLFGDNELENNSVTVKYLREDKPQVTVTMDELASRLEEL
- the der gene encoding ribosome biogenesis GTPase Der, producing the protein MLPVVALVGRPNVGKSTLFNRLTRTRDALVADFPGLTRDRKYGQAQLGGYEFLLIDTGGIQGDEEGIDALMAEQSLQAIEEADVVLFLVDARDGIMVADEAIAHHLRQLDKTVYLVANKTDGVDIDSVTGDFYALSLGDVHPIAAAHGRGVQVLIETCLRPYAKEMGLLDVDEQKEDEWPEEEELTEETAEEQAKALQDQPIKLAIIGRPNVGKSTLTNRILGEERVVVYDMPGTTRDSIYIPMQRDEREYVIIDTAGIRRRKNVNEAVEKFSIIKTLRAVEDANVVLLVIDARENISDQDLSLLGFALNAGRSIVIAVNKWDGLDNDTKERIKSELDRRLGFVDFARIHFISALHGSGVGNLFESVNEAYVSATKRTSTSMLTKIMQMAVDDHNPPMFQGRRVKLRYAHAGGYNPPVIVIHGNQVKKLDSSYKRYLMNYFRRTLKIMGTPIKIEFRNSDNPFEGKKNKLTASQQRKRDRLVKFHKKR
- the bamB gene encoding outer membrane protein assembly factor BamB gives rise to the protein MKQWSKSLVASVVLLGTLAGCSSNDDEIKIAPLPVIQPSVEVTVNWEHSVGDGTQDYFSKLAPIVAYGKVFASDRAGVVAAFDKETGEQVWEVEVEDQGSIFSFSSGVDAQLSGGISAGYEKIAIGAESGMLYLLDQATGELIWKVQADGEILSSPLLSDNKVIAAMGNGKIKAFDIADGKEVWTYQQDVPALTLRGISGLTESQGAAFFGLPNGKIGGVLVNDGRAIWEAIVTPQSGGNELASIIDVDSTPIALGETIFAVGYNGNLAAIEIRTGKVLWKRDYSAFKSMTLSGFNLYLTTAAGHVVAIDRRSGLEKWSQLGLENRGLTAPVIFDDYVAVVDFEGVLHLMSSETGEFVGQLEIDDDGHIAKPIVDGNLLYLQSKDGLLSAISIK